In the genome of Paenibacillus sp. FSL R5-0766, one region contains:
- a CDS encoding RNA polymerase sigma factor, whose product MIDHAGVNTQAVVYSIGEEGRVIDEARVIEQIRQGDTSQMRTLIDKYSQHVYHVAYSVLRNDQEAQDAAQEAFIQMYKSLPDYRSEGFKTWLTRIAFHKAIDAKRKLGRRAAEDPGGEEKIINMPGRDEDVLTRLVREERQDKLRERINQLPAQHRDIITAYYLSEKNYEQIASDAQVAVKTVESRLYRARQWIRKHWKEDEWRE is encoded by the coding sequence TTGATAGATCACGCAGGGGTTAACACACAAGCTGTCGTCTATAGTATTGGAGAGGAGGGGAGAGTTATTGATGAAGCGCGCGTAATCGAACAAATCCGACAAGGAGATACATCTCAGATGCGTACTCTGATCGATAAGTATAGCCAACATGTATACCATGTGGCCTATTCCGTACTCAGGAACGATCAGGAAGCACAGGATGCAGCTCAGGAGGCGTTCATACAGATGTATAAGTCTCTCCCCGACTACCGTTCTGAAGGTTTCAAAACGTGGTTAACCCGAATTGCCTTTCACAAAGCGATTGATGCCAAACGCAAGCTGGGCAGACGAGCTGCTGAGGATCCGGGTGGAGAAGAAAAAATAATCAATATGCCCGGACGGGATGAAGACGTTCTTACCCGTCTCGTTCGTGAAGAACGTCAGGATAAACTTCGTGAACGAATTAATCAGTTGCCTGCTCAGCATCGTGACATTATCACTGCGTATTATCTAAGCGAAAAAAATTATGAGCAGATTGCCAGTGATGCACAGGTGGCTGTGAAGACTGTGGAATCCCGCTTGTATCGTGCCCGGCAGTGGATTCGAAAACATTGGAAGGAGGATGAATGGCGTGAGTAA
- the asnS gene encoding asparagine--tRNA ligase, with translation MNTNCVIRNVNEHVGETVTIGAWINNKRSSGKIQFLQLRDGTGYIQGVVVKSEVSEEIWNNAKSLTQESSLYVTGIIREEPRSASGYEMTVTGVEIIHLTENYPITPKEHGVDFLMDHRHLWLRSTKQRAVMVIRAEIIRAVQQFFDGNGFTQVDPPILTPSSAEGTTNLFHIKYFDEDAYLTQSGQLYMEAAAMALGKVYSFGPTFRAEKSKTRRHLIEFWMIEPEMAFVDHEESLRVQEKFIAHVVQSVVKNCRAELESIGRDVSKLEGIVAPFPRITYDEAIEFLHGQGFDIPWGEDFGAPHETAIAEKYNTPVFITHYPAGIKAFYMKPDPNRPEVVLCADMIAPEGYGEIIGGSQRIDDPELMQQRFEEHNLSDEAYQWYLDLRKYGSVPHSGFGLGLERTVAWICGLDHVRETIAFPRMLYRLYP, from the coding sequence ATGAATACGAATTGTGTAATTCGTAATGTGAACGAGCATGTGGGTGAAACCGTAACAATCGGTGCCTGGATTAACAACAAACGTTCCAGCGGTAAAATTCAGTTTTTGCAGCTGCGTGATGGAACCGGATATATCCAAGGGGTTGTTGTAAAAAGTGAAGTTAGTGAAGAGATCTGGAACAATGCAAAAAGCCTGACCCAAGAAAGCTCTTTGTATGTTACAGGTATTATTCGTGAAGAACCTCGCAGTGCGTCCGGTTACGAGATGACTGTTACAGGGGTTGAGATCATTCACCTGACTGAAAACTATCCAATTACGCCTAAAGAGCATGGTGTTGATTTCTTGATGGATCATCGTCATCTGTGGCTTCGTTCCACGAAGCAGCGTGCTGTTATGGTGATTCGTGCAGAGATTATTCGCGCTGTTCAGCAGTTCTTTGATGGTAACGGATTCACACAAGTTGATCCTCCGATTTTGACACCATCGTCTGCGGAAGGAACAACTAACCTGTTCCACATCAAATACTTTGATGAAGATGCTTATCTGACACAAAGTGGTCAATTGTATATGGAAGCTGCAGCCATGGCGCTGGGCAAGGTATATTCCTTCGGTCCAACATTCCGCGCAGAGAAGTCCAAAACACGTCGTCACTTGATTGAGTTCTGGATGATTGAGCCGGAAATGGCATTTGTAGATCACGAGGAAAGTCTGCGTGTACAAGAGAAATTTATCGCTCATGTCGTTCAATCCGTGGTGAAGAACTGCCGTGCAGAACTGGAATCTATCGGTCGTGACGTATCCAAACTCGAAGGCATCGTAGCGCCATTCCCGCGTATTACGTACGATGAAGCGATTGAATTCCTGCATGGACAAGGCTTTGATATTCCTTGGGGAGAAGACTTTGGTGCACCGCACGAAACAGCAATTGCTGAGAAGTACAACACACCGGTCTTTATCACACATTACCCTGCTGGAATCAAGGCATTTTATATGAAACCAGATCCGAATCGTCCTGAAGTTGTCCTCTGTGCGGATATGATTGCACCAGAAGGCTACGGAGAGATTATTGGCGGTTCGCAGCGTATCGATGATCCGGAATTGATGCAACAACGTTTTGAGGAGCACAATCTCTCGGATGAAGCTTACCAATGGTATCTGGATTTGCGTAAATACGGATCGGTTCCTCACTCCGGTTTCGGTCTGGGATTGGAGCGGACGGTAGCATGGATCTGTGGATTGGATCATGTACGTGAAACAATCGCATTCCCACGTATGCTCTATCGTCTGTACCCTTAA
- a CDS encoding multi-tm2 domain protein, translated as MTTVHSDRNKLLAFLLNLIPGLGFMYWGRAARAVIYPLLFFGTAVGSFMLAMVTNDQDLMIIGALGAAFFWGISMLDMIIVLLRAPSARDAHYRGYGAPYGAPPHQGAPYQGAYMGQQGPMEQMNEDELHQHPGGEYGHPEGPYGQPMYQKGSEGERFFTILLSFVPGLGHLHLGLLHRGLSFLMAFFGSFAMMVFVASITNESVFLMFLLILPVIWVYCMFDAVQHVHRKQAGEILQDRTLFEELEMGRVAGRRSKVLATLLSAFPGAGHLYLGLQKRGMQLMFLFLASIYILDLLHLSVFLFMIPLIWFYSFFDGLQCSSRYGREPLVDQPIFKDWARHQRLIGFGIAALGLYYLAIRLVIPQLNELFPNAFMTYEIRSYLNTVIVSLLLIFGGLKLLFGKKRGTGIHSAAHRNDEGADSLFLFKDRDDRL; from the coding sequence ATGACGACTGTGCACTCAGATCGTAACAAATTACTCGCATTTCTATTAAACCTGATACCCGGTCTTGGTTTCATGTATTGGGGACGGGCCGCAAGGGCTGTGATTTATCCATTGCTTTTCTTCGGAACAGCTGTTGGCTCATTCATGCTAGCAATGGTCACTAATGATCAAGATTTAATGATTATCGGTGCCCTCGGTGCTGCTTTTTTCTGGGGGATCAGTATGCTGGACATGATTATTGTTCTGCTCCGTGCGCCTTCTGCACGAGATGCTCATTATAGGGGATACGGTGCGCCTTATGGAGCTCCTCCACACCAAGGAGCACCCTACCAGGGAGCATACATGGGTCAGCAAGGGCCTATGGAGCAGATGAATGAAGATGAGCTACATCAACATCCAGGTGGTGAATATGGCCATCCTGAAGGGCCCTATGGTCAACCCATGTACCAAAAAGGCAGTGAGGGTGAACGATTCTTCACCATTTTGCTCTCATTTGTTCCGGGATTGGGCCATCTTCATCTGGGTTTGTTGCATCGTGGGTTGTCGTTCCTGATGGCGTTCTTTGGTTCATTTGCCATGATGGTTTTTGTGGCTTCGATCACCAATGAATCGGTGTTTCTAATGTTCTTACTCATTCTGCCAGTAATTTGGGTATACTGCATGTTTGATGCGGTGCAGCATGTCCACCGTAAGCAAGCTGGTGAGATACTGCAGGATCGGACATTATTCGAAGAATTGGAGATGGGCAGAGTAGCCGGACGACGTAGCAAAGTGCTTGCAACGCTGCTTTCCGCTTTTCCAGGTGCGGGTCATCTCTATCTGGGATTGCAAAAAAGAGGCATGCAATTAATGTTCCTGTTCCTTGCAAGCATCTATATTCTGGACCTGCTTCATTTATCGGTGTTCCTGTTCATGATTCCGTTGATCTGGTTCTACAGCTTCTTTGACGGGCTACAGTGTTCCAGTCGCTATGGACGCGAGCCTTTGGTTGATCAACCGATCTTCAAGGACTGGGCCCGTCATCAGCGTCTGATTGGATTCGGGATTGCCGCGCTGGGTCTATATTACCTGGCGATCCGTCTTGTCATTCCACAGCTGAATGAGCTCTTCCCTAATGCATTCATGACGTATGAGATCCGTTCCTATCTGAACACCGTCATTGTATCTTTGCTGCTCATTTTTGGCGGCTTGAAGCTGCTGTTTGGCAAGAAGAGGGGGACGGGGATCCATAGTGCTGCTCATCGAAATGATGAGGGAGCAGACAGTCTCTTTTTATTCAAGGATCGGGATGATCGACTGTAG
- a CDS encoding 3-hydroxyacyl-CoA dehydrogenase NAD-binding domain-containing protein, with translation MFFKKIGVVGGGTMGQGISQMLAAKGLDVLLVEHTTQKLDHAYDMIETNLDKQLEKWAITKAEKKLILSRITKVAHLAELGTCDMVIETISEDLDAKKAVFSQLDQVCPSNVILASNTSTLSLTELASSTKYPERVIGMHFIHPVSRVDLVEIIRGLKTSDTTFEETRRFVEEVADKKGVMIYESPGFVTSRLICLLINEALHVLQEGVASAEDIDDAMRIGYNFQHGPLEMADRFGLDSVEAALERMFREFGELKYRPSTVLKKMVRAGHLGAKTGEGFFKYDKDGDRL, from the coding sequence ATGTTTTTCAAAAAAATAGGAGTTGTCGGCGGCGGTACGATGGGGCAAGGTATTTCCCAGATGCTCGCAGCCAAAGGACTTGATGTGCTTCTCGTGGAGCATACAACACAAAAGCTGGATCATGCATATGACATGATCGAAACCAATCTGGATAAACAACTTGAGAAATGGGCGATTACAAAAGCGGAGAAGAAATTGATTCTTTCCCGTATTACCAAGGTAGCTCATTTAGCTGAACTTGGAACTTGCGACATGGTCATTGAGACAATTTCAGAGGATCTGGATGCGAAAAAAGCAGTATTCAGCCAACTGGACCAAGTTTGTCCAAGCAATGTCATTCTGGCAAGTAATACATCCACGCTGAGTTTGACCGAGCTTGCAAGCTCGACCAAATACCCAGAGCGTGTTATTGGTATGCACTTTATTCACCCGGTATCCCGGGTTGATCTTGTAGAGATTATTCGTGGACTGAAAACTTCGGATACAACATTCGAAGAGACCAGACGTTTTGTTGAAGAAGTAGCGGACAAAAAAGGAGTCATGATTTATGAATCCCCTGGATTCGTAACTTCTCGCTTGATCTGCCTGCTGATTAACGAAGCGTTGCATGTATTGCAAGAAGGTGTTGCATCTGCTGAAGATATCGATGATGCAATGCGTATCGGATACAACTTCCAACATGGACCACTCGAAATGGCTGACCGTTTCGGATTGGATTCTGTTGAAGCTGCACTCGAAAGAATGTTCCGTGAATTCGGAGAATTGAAATATCGTCCTTCTACAGTCCTGAAGAAAATGGTGCGTGCAGGACACCTGGGTGCCAAAACAGGCGAAGGATTCTTCAAGTACGACAAGGATGGTGACCGACTGTGA
- a CDS encoding DUF5590 domain-containing protein yields the protein MKKKKKWIWISLLALVLILFGLQRYYVYVTQDQRKEEALAIEAAQKQLGITSYDELRKYIWGDKEGSDNIYWTLIGKNKDNQDVMVWVKFDANNQPAKGANAVHSELLQNGMSEAQIRNRFSSEVPAGEIKRIMPGVVNGIYVWQVYYKDGTHNHYRFYRFSNGEQVDLVYTLPNS from the coding sequence TTGAAGAAAAAAAAGAAGTGGATATGGATTTCGCTGCTTGCACTGGTTCTGATTCTGTTTGGACTTCAGCGTTATTACGTCTATGTCACGCAGGACCAGCGCAAGGAAGAAGCGCTCGCTATAGAGGCAGCACAGAAGCAACTGGGCATTACATCCTATGATGAATTGCGCAAGTACATCTGGGGAGACAAAGAAGGCTCTGACAACATCTACTGGACCCTGATCGGCAAAAATAAGGATAACCAGGATGTTATGGTCTGGGTTAAATTCGATGCAAACAATCAACCGGCTAAGGGTGCAAACGCTGTACACAGTGAGCTGCTGCAGAATGGAATGTCCGAAGCGCAGATCCGCAATCGCTTCAGTTCTGAAGTTCCTGCCGGTGAGATTAAGCGAATCATGCCCGGAGTTGTGAATGGAATATATGTGTGGCAAGTGTATTATAAAGACGGTACGCATAACCACTATCGCTTTTATCGTTTTAGCAACGGAGAACAGGTGGACCTGGTCTACACACTCCCGAACAGCTAG
- a CDS encoding methylthioribulose 1-phosphate dehydratase has translation MGFEKITLEHKRQVLEELADIKALFASRNWFPGTSGNLSMRVGDFDPEQFYFAVTASGKDKSLRTPEDFLFVDKHGKAIETTTLKPSAETLIHCEIYRLTGCGAVFHVHTVFNNLISEFFGADGHVPIQGIELIKAFNIWEENAEIRVPVLPNFADIPSIAELVPGVLDANVPGILLRNHGIYAWGKDAFEAKRHLEAFEFLFEVMYRQLLLKGATK, from the coding sequence ATGGGCTTTGAAAAGATTACATTGGAACACAAACGTCAGGTCCTGGAAGAACTGGCTGATATTAAAGCGTTGTTCGCCAGTCGTAACTGGTTCCCCGGAACAAGTGGCAATCTGTCGATGCGTGTAGGAGACTTTGATCCGGAGCAATTTTATTTTGCGGTTACCGCCTCAGGCAAAGACAAATCTCTTCGCACACCGGAAGACTTCCTTTTTGTGGACAAACACGGCAAAGCGATTGAGACAACAACGTTGAAACCAAGTGCCGAAACGTTGATTCACTGTGAAATCTATCGTTTGACCGGTTGTGGTGCTGTATTCCACGTGCATACCGTGTTTAACAACCTGATTAGCGAATTCTTTGGAGCAGATGGACACGTACCGATTCAAGGAATTGAATTGATCAAGGCTTTCAACATCTGGGAAGAAAATGCGGAGATTCGTGTACCCGTCCTGCCTAACTTTGCAGATATTCCATCTATCGCTGAATTGGTGCCAGGTGTACTTGATGCCAACGTACCAGGGATCTTACTTCGGAACCACGGCATATATGCGTGGGGTAAAGATGCTTTTGAAGCGAAACGTCATCTGGAAGCGTTCGAGTTCCTGTTCGAAGTGATGTACCGTCAACTTCTGCTGAAGGGCGCTACGAAATAG
- a CDS encoding AAA family ATPase, with protein MPKWTKEVAIGFFPVLIIFLAFTGVNIVPILIAAVLVGALLFMMQMRGGITVGAAQERKRKKKGPSKLTFEEIGGQDSAKQELREALDFLIKHEEIRKFGIRPLKGILLTGPPGTGKTLMAKAAAHYTDSIFVAASGSEFVEMYVGVGASRIRDLFKDARTRATKENKENAIIFIDEIDVIGGKREGGQQREYDQTLNQLLTEMDGIYSSDTPRILVIAATNRKEMLDSALTRPGRFDRHIQVDLPDKKGRKHILELHAVNKPLMKEVNLEKTAEESYGFSGAQLESVMNEAAIYAMRDGLLNIEQRHLSLAIDKVMMGEKTDRESSVEEKKRVAIHELGHAIMAELVRPGSVSQVALSPRGQALGYVRHNPQQEQFLYTKRFLEEQIMIALGGAAAEEMYYGGRSTGSRNDFDQATNVVQTMMASGLTSLGIVNMDMVTTEELMRENKLILQELMEQTKRLLEEQRTIFDNSLDILIREEVLSGEQFRCQFRDSALLPA; from the coding sequence ATGCCTAAGTGGACAAAAGAAGTTGCCATCGGATTTTTTCCCGTATTGATTATTTTCCTTGCATTTACTGGTGTTAATATTGTTCCGATCCTGATTGCAGCAGTGCTTGTCGGAGCTTTGCTGTTCATGATGCAAATGCGTGGCGGGATTACAGTAGGCGCTGCACAGGAACGTAAACGCAAGAAAAAAGGACCTTCCAAGCTTACTTTTGAAGAAATTGGCGGACAGGACAGTGCCAAGCAGGAATTGCGTGAAGCGCTTGACTTTCTGATCAAACATGAAGAAATACGGAAGTTTGGGATTCGCCCGTTAAAAGGGATCTTGCTGACGGGCCCTCCAGGGACAGGGAAAACGTTGATGGCCAAGGCTGCTGCCCATTACACCGATTCTATTTTTGTAGCAGCATCGGGTAGTGAGTTCGTGGAAATGTATGTTGGTGTGGGTGCCAGCAGAATTCGGGATTTGTTCAAGGACGCGAGAACCCGTGCCACCAAGGAAAATAAGGAAAACGCTATTATCTTTATCGATGAAATCGATGTCATCGGGGGGAAACGTGAGGGTGGTCAACAGCGTGAATATGATCAGACCCTGAATCAGCTCCTGACGGAAATGGATGGAATCTATTCTTCCGATACGCCAAGAATTCTGGTTATCGCTGCAACGAACCGTAAAGAGATGCTGGATAGCGCCCTGACGCGACCGGGACGTTTTGACCGTCACATTCAAGTGGACTTGCCTGACAAAAAGGGCAGAAAGCATATTTTGGAACTGCATGCGGTGAATAAACCTCTGATGAAGGAAGTTAATCTGGAGAAGACAGCGGAAGAATCATATGGTTTCTCTGGTGCACAACTCGAAAGTGTGATGAACGAAGCGGCAATATACGCCATGCGGGATGGGCTGTTGAACATCGAACAGCGGCACTTGTCTCTGGCTATTGATAAAGTCATGATGGGTGAAAAGACAGACCGTGAGTCCAGTGTGGAAGAGAAGAAAAGGGTCGCCATTCATGAGTTGGGACATGCCATTATGGCTGAACTTGTTCGTCCAGGCAGTGTTAGTCAGGTGGCACTCAGTCCGCGTGGTCAGGCGCTGGGATATGTCCGTCATAACCCGCAACAGGAACAGTTCCTATATACGAAGCGCTTCCTGGAAGAGCAGATCATGATTGCACTCGGAGGAGCAGCTGCGGAGGAAATGTACTACGGTGGTCGTTCCACAGGTTCACGCAATGACTTCGATCAGGCAACCAATGTTGTGCAGACGATGATGGCTTCCGGATTGACTTCACTTGGGATTGTGAACATGGATATGGTGACAACCGAGGAACTGATGAGAGAGAATAAATTAATTCTGCAAGAACTGATGGAACAGACAAAGCGGTTGCTTGAAGAACAACGGACAATTTTCGACAATTCACTCGACATCTTGATTCGTGAGGAAGTTTTGTCTGGCGAACAATTTCGTTGTCAATTTCGTGACAGTGCCCTTCTACCAGCATAA
- a CDS encoding redox-sensing transcriptional repressor Rex, whose amino-acid sequence MKSDKISEAVVRRLPVYLRYLNELHQREVATVSSQELGQRLDLNPAQIRKDLAYFGDFGRKGIGYDVSYLIEKIRHILKIDQQINVALVGAGNLGQALSNYNAYLKDNMKIVAVFDAYGPKIGSQINSLTVKPMDELTEAVKTDNIRIGIITVPDTEAQNVADQLIESGIEAILNFAPTILKTPPHIRIHHADFTTDLLSLAYYLETGKDDEEDDNK is encoded by the coding sequence ATGAAATCGGATAAAATTTCGGAAGCGGTGGTACGACGTCTGCCTGTATACTTGCGTTATTTGAACGAGTTGCATCAGCGTGAGGTGGCTACTGTTTCTTCTCAAGAGCTTGGACAGAGGCTGGATCTGAATCCGGCGCAAATTCGTAAAGACCTGGCTTACTTCGGTGATTTTGGTCGTAAAGGGATCGGGTATGATGTATCCTATTTGATCGAGAAAATTCGTCACATTCTCAAGATTGATCAGCAAATTAATGTAGCTCTGGTAGGCGCGGGTAATCTAGGTCAAGCCTTGTCCAACTACAACGCATATCTGAAAGACAACATGAAGATTGTTGCTGTATTTGATGCATATGGACCGAAGATTGGTAGTCAAATCAACAGTTTGACGGTAAAACCAATGGATGAATTGACGGAAGCGGTTAAAACGGATAACATCCGCATTGGAATTATCACTGTTCCGGATACGGAAGCCCAAAATGTAGCCGATCAGCTTATTGAATCTGGAATCGAAGCGATCCTTAATTTTGCACCAACCATTCTAAAAACACCGCCGCATATCCGCATTCACCATGCTGACTTTACAACGGATCTGCTTAGTTTGGCCTATTACTTGGAGACTGGAAAGGACGACGAGGAAGATGACAACAAATAG
- a CDS encoding acetate kinase produces MKVLVINAGSSSLKYQLYNMTDESVLAKGLVERIGMDSSILTHKPTGREDVTEVSEILEHTTAIRKVIDILTHKENGVLDSVSEIQAVGHRVVHGGEAFKESALVDDAAKAEIRRLFDLAPLHNPAAMMGIRAAEANMPGVPQVMVFDTAFHQTMPEKAYLYAIPRVLYKKYKVRRYGAHGTSHDFVSKAAAEYLDRPLEDLKIITCHVGNGGSVTAVKGGVSVDTSMGMTPLEGLMMGTRSGDLDPAIVPYVMNKEELSVSEVNSMLNKHSGLLAISGISSDMREITEGMENGDANSTLAFEMYEYRLRKYIGSYAAAMNGVDVIVFTAGVGENSVVLRQKVCEQLTYLGVELDEALNAIRSGEPRRITTANSKVEVLVVPTNEELVIARDTHRIVLNSQ; encoded by the coding sequence GTGAAAGTACTCGTAATTAATGCGGGGAGTTCCTCGCTCAAATATCAACTGTATAATATGACTGACGAATCTGTACTGGCTAAAGGTCTGGTAGAGCGGATCGGAATGGATTCCTCCATTCTGACACACAAACCGACAGGCCGTGAGGATGTTACAGAAGTTAGTGAAATCTTGGAACACACAACAGCGATCCGTAAAGTCATTGATATTTTGACTCACAAAGAAAATGGTGTACTGGATTCTGTAAGTGAAATTCAAGCTGTTGGACACCGTGTTGTTCACGGTGGTGAAGCATTTAAAGAATCTGCATTGGTAGATGATGCTGCCAAAGCTGAAATTCGTCGTTTGTTCGACTTGGCTCCACTTCATAACCCTGCAGCAATGATGGGTATTCGTGCGGCTGAAGCCAATATGCCTGGTGTTCCACAGGTAATGGTCTTTGATACAGCGTTCCATCAGACGATGCCGGAAAAAGCTTATCTGTATGCTATTCCGCGTGTGCTTTACAAAAAATATAAAGTACGTCGTTACGGCGCACATGGTACTTCCCATGATTTCGTAAGCAAGGCTGCTGCTGAGTATCTGGATCGTCCATTGGAAGATTTGAAAATCATCACTTGTCACGTGGGTAACGGTGGCAGTGTAACAGCAGTTAAAGGTGGCGTATCCGTGGATACTTCGATGGGTATGACTCCACTTGAGGGACTGATGATGGGAACACGTAGTGGTGACCTTGATCCAGCCATCGTACCTTATGTAATGAACAAGGAAGAACTGAGCGTAAGCGAAGTAAACTCCATGTTGAACAAACACAGTGGATTGCTTGCGATCTCCGGAATCAGCAGTGACATGCGTGAGATTACGGAAGGTATGGAGAATGGCGATGCCAACTCCACGCTTGCTTTTGAAATGTACGAATACCGTCTGCGTAAATACATCGGCTCATATGCAGCTGCAATGAACGGTGTAGACGTGATCGTCTTTACGGCTGGTGTAGGTGAGAACTCCGTTGTACTTCGCCAAAAAGTATGTGAGCAGCTCACTTATCTGGGTGTTGAACTGGATGAAGCGCTGAATGCCATTCGTTCCGGCGAACCGCGCCGGATCACAACAGCGAATTCCAAAGTGGAAGTTCTCGTTGTGCCAACAAACGAAGAATTGGTCATTGCACGTGATACACACCGAATCGTATTGAATTCTCAGTAA
- a CDS encoding amidohydrolase: MTTNRWVIHNGKFAVNEGTTWNVVHGYMVVENDKIVHIGETLPDEDKNCTKVDGKGLFFLPGLINTHGHAAMSLLRGHGDDLALQVWLQEKMWPMEAKMTSQDVYWGTSLSVLEMLKGGTTAFLDMYDHMDQVAKVVEQSGVRAALARGVIGLCSEEEQLRKLEESAAFAREWNGQADGRITTVISPHAPYTCPPDYIEKLVQVANDLNLPLHTHMSETLREVEQNVADYGLRPVAHLEKLGFFSRPSLVAHAVHLNDEEIEILARHDVAVSHNPGSNLKLASGVARVPALLKAGVTVSLGTDGPASNNNLDMFEEMRLAALIHKGVSGDPTAVPAGEALLLGTSYGAKSIFLNNTGALQVGMKADFIALDIEQAHFYPHTDLISHTIYSASAKDVEHVWVDGKQVVKHGECLTLDEERILRESQLAFDGLLAR, from the coding sequence ATGACAACAAATAGATGGGTAATCCACAACGGCAAATTTGCCGTTAATGAAGGCACAACATGGAACGTGGTTCACGGATACATGGTTGTTGAGAATGACAAGATTGTGCATATTGGTGAGACATTGCCGGATGAAGACAAAAATTGTACCAAAGTGGATGGAAAAGGATTGTTCTTCCTGCCGGGTCTGATCAATACGCATGGTCATGCAGCAATGTCGTTGCTCAGAGGGCACGGAGACGATCTTGCGTTGCAAGTATGGTTGCAGGAAAAAATGTGGCCGATGGAAGCAAAAATGACTTCACAAGACGTATATTGGGGAACTTCGCTATCTGTGCTTGAAATGTTGAAAGGCGGAACTACAGCTTTCCTGGACATGTATGATCACATGGATCAAGTGGCCAAAGTTGTGGAGCAATCCGGCGTTAGAGCAGCACTGGCACGTGGTGTAATCGGGCTGTGCTCGGAAGAAGAGCAATTGCGGAAGCTGGAGGAGTCGGCAGCGTTTGCACGTGAGTGGAATGGACAGGCAGATGGTCGCATTACAACCGTAATCTCGCCACACGCCCCATATACATGCCCTCCTGACTACATAGAGAAGCTTGTACAGGTCGCGAATGACCTAAACCTTCCTCTTCATACACATATGTCTGAAACGCTTCGTGAAGTGGAGCAGAACGTGGCTGATTATGGACTGCGTCCTGTGGCACATCTCGAGAAACTGGGATTTTTCTCCCGTCCATCTCTGGTTGCACATGCGGTGCATCTTAATGACGAAGAGATTGAAATTTTGGCCCGTCATGATGTGGCTGTATCCCATAACCCGGGAAGTAACCTGAAACTCGCTTCCGGTGTTGCGCGGGTACCTGCATTGCTGAAAGCAGGAGTTACCGTGTCACTCGGAACAGACGGACCAGCAAGTAACAACAACCTGGATATGTTCGAGGAAATGAGACTGGCTGCATTGATCCACAAAGGTGTATCTGGTGACCCGACAGCAGTACCAGCAGGCGAAGCGTTACTACTCGGAACGTCATATGGTGCCAAATCCATCTTCTTGAACAATACCGGAGCGCTTCAGGTCGGCATGAAGGCTGACTTTATCGCCCTTGATATTGAACAGGCACATTTCTATCCACATACAGACCTGATCTCACATACGATCTACTCGGCTTCTGCCAAAGATGTTGAGCACGTATGGGTGGATGGAAAACAAGTGGTGAAACATGGCGAATGTCTGACGCTGGATGAAGAACGCATTTTGCGTGAGTCTCAATTGGCATTTGATGGTCTGCTTGCTCGTTAA
- a CDS encoding DnaD domain-containing protein has protein sequence MEDTTSKAWLDGAAYGMTSGTAHLPYALLRYYHQLGLSDAEVLLLIQLLGFRQAEFNEFPTLEELAARMGLAPEGIARMLQRLMRDRYIAIDEHRDEERDIQYERYDLHGLYAKLAACTAEEVAAFRAEQQRSNTARQDSNSVQKEEEERNMFSIFEKEFGRPLSPMECETISGWLDQDRYQEELILIALKEAVFAGKVHFRYIDRILLEWSRNRVKTVQDAKAYTQRFRNGGR, from the coding sequence ATGGAAGACACCACATCCAAAGCATGGTTGGATGGAGCAGCTTATGGCATGACTTCGGGTACAGCCCATCTGCCGTATGCCTTGTTACGTTATTATCACCAGCTTGGCCTATCAGATGCAGAAGTTCTTCTTCTGATTCAACTGCTAGGGTTCCGTCAGGCGGAGTTCAATGAGTTTCCGACGCTTGAAGAGCTTGCGGCGCGCATGGGACTTGCACCTGAAGGCATTGCCAGAATGTTGCAACGTCTGATGAGGGATAGGTATATTGCTATTGACGAGCACCGTGACGAAGAACGGGACATCCAGTACGAGCGATATGATTTACATGGATTATATGCCAAGCTTGCAGCATGTACTGCTGAAGAAGTAGCCGCATTCCGTGCGGAGCAGCAGCGCAGCAATACAGCACGTCAAGATTCGAACAGTGTTCAAAAAGAAGAGGAAGAACGGAACATGTTCTCCATTTTCGAAAAAGAATTCGGACGTCCGCTCTCGCCAATGGAGTGTGAGACGATATCCGGCTGGTTGGATCAGGACCGTTATCAAGAGGAATTGATTCTAATTGCTCTGAAGGAAGCGGTTTTTGCAGGCAAAGTACATTTCCGGTATATCGATCGAATCCTGCTTGAGTGGAGTCGCAATCGTGTCAAGACCGTTCAAGACGCGAAGGCGTACACACAGCGGTTTCGTAATGGTGGACGTTAA